Below is a window of Nocardioides sp. S-1144 DNA.
TCGGCAACGAGCAGGTCAAGAACCTGCGGCTCTCGGGGGAGACGCTCGCCAAGATCTTCACCAACCAGATCACGACGTGGAACGACCCCGCGATCCAGGCCGACAACAACGGCCGCGGCTTCCCGGCGATCCCGATCACCCCGGTCGTCCGCTCCGACGGCTCCGGGACGACGGCGCAGCTCACCACCTGGCTCGACAAGGCCCACCCCTCGCTCTGGCGCCCGTACTTCGGCAAGTCCGGCCTCACGTCGTACTACCCGCGCAAGGGCCGGATGATCGGTCAGTCGGGCTCCGACCAGGTCATGTCGACGATCAAGGCGGCCACCGGCAACGGCACCATCGGCTACGTCGAGTACTCCTACCCGCGCGAGGCCGGCTACCCCGTGGTGAAGGTGCTCAACAAGGCCGGCTACTACGTCGAGCCGACCGAGTACAACACCGCCGTGGCGTTGACGAAGGCCCGGATCAACACCACCGACAAGAACAACCCGAGCACCTACCTCACCCAGATCCTCGACGGCGTCTACACCAACGCCGACCCGCGGGCCTACCCGATCTCGTCGTACTCCTACATGATCATCCCGACCGGTGCGGGCGACCGGCGGCTCGACTCGACCGCGAAGCGGCAGACCCTCGCCGACTTCATGTACTACTCCTTGTGCGGGGGGCAGGCCAAGGCCGGCGACTACGGCTACTCGCCGCTGCCGCTCAACCTGGTGCAGGCCGGCTTCGAGCAGCTCGCCAAGCTGAAGAAGGCCGACCCGGCCGTCGTGCTCGACAACCGCGACGTCACGACCTGCGCCAACCCGACCTTCGACGGCACGAACCCGAACAAGAACGTCCTCGCGGAGAAGGCGCCGATGCCCGCGGCCTGCGACCAGCAGGGGGCCGGGCCCTGCGGCACCGAGACCGGGACCGGCGAGCCCAGCACCGACGACCCCGCGGCCCCGAGCACCGACGGAGCCGGTAGCGGCGACGGCACGGGCACCGGTGGTGGCGGCGGTGCGCCGGCGCCCGGCGCGGGCCCGGGCGGCGCCACGCCGGACGCGCCCGGAGGCGGCGCCCCGGCACAGGTCGACCCCGAGACCGGGGCCGTCGTCGGCACCGCGGACGCCGGCGGCCCGACGACGGTGGACGAGATCTACGCGACCTCGACGCTCGTCGACGACCGCCCCACGGACGCCCGGACCTTCGGGTGGGTGGCCGTGGTCGAGCTGCTCGCCCTGGTGCTGGTGCCCGGCATCGTGGTCTCGGTGCTGCGTCGCCGCCGCCGCGAGGGGCAGGTCGCGTGATGGGCACCCCGACGCCCCGCTCCCGTCGCCGGCCGCTCGGTGCGCTCGGCGCGCTCGTCCTGGTGGCGCTCCTCCTGGCCGTGCCCAGCGGCGCCGCGGGCCGCTCGGCCCCCGCTGCCCCCGGTGCCCCCGGAGCGCCGGCCGCCGGCTACGAGAAGACCCGCACCCTCACCCGCACCTTCGTCGACGCCCAGGGCCAGCAGGTCGTCGACTCGACCTACGACGTCACCGTGACCGCCGACCAGACCACCGACCTGCGCGGTCGGCAACGGGTGGAGGTGTCGTGGAGCGGCGCCCGGCCCAGCGCGGGCCGCGCCAGCAACCCGTACGGCGTCGGCGGGCTCCAGCAGGAGTACCCGGTCGTCGTCCTCCAGTGCCGCGGGCGCGACGACGCGACCCTGCCCCCCGATCGGCAGCTGCGGCCCGAGACCTGCTGGACCTCGGCCTACGCCCAGCGCTCGCAGGTGCAGAAGTCGATCGCCGTCGAGTCGACCTGGACCAAGGACCTGTACGCCGACCCGGCCGACAAGCAGCGCGTGTCCGGCATGGAGCCGCTGCCCGACGCGACCGCGTGCCCGACCGCGGACACCGACGGCTTCGCGACCCACCTGACCGAGTTCGTGAGCGCCGCGGGCACGGTGTTCCCGGCGTGCGACGCCGAGCAGATGCCTCCGGAGGCCGC
It encodes the following:
- a CDS encoding phosphate ABC transporter substrate-binding protein PstS; amino-acid sequence: MNAHLHRRRATALVLAAVALLAAAVPSVADDTRDPAPRAAAGAGPSAPAAPTSGRAAYATIEGTGSTWSKIMVDQWIADVDSSGIRVVYSGGGSTKGRRDFALNTNDFAISEIPFQGTDEDGNADTSNGREFAYLPIVAGGTAFTYQLKVGNEQVKNLRLSGETLAKIFTNQITTWNDPAIQADNNGRGFPAIPITPVVRSDGSGTTAQLTTWLDKAHPSLWRPYFGKSGLTSYYPRKGRMIGQSGSDQVMSTIKAATGNGTIGYVEYSYPREAGYPVVKVLNKAGYYVEPTEYNTAVALTKARINTTDKNNPSTYLTQILDGVYTNADPRAYPISSYSYMIIPTGAGDRRLDSTAKRQTLADFMYYSLCGGQAKAGDYGYSPLPLNLVQAGFEQLAKLKKADPAVVLDNRDVTTCANPTFDGTNPNKNVLAEKAPMPAACDQQGAGPCGTETGTGEPSTDDPAAPSTDGAGSGDGTGTGGGGGAPAPGAGPGGATPDAPGGGAPAQVDPETGAVVGTADAGGPTTVDEIYATSTLVDDRPTDARTFGWVAVVELLALVLVPGIVVSVLRRRRREGQVA